A part of Flavobacteriaceae bacterium GSB9 genomic DNA contains:
- a CDS encoding DUF4834 family protein produces MGLLRTILIIALVYYGLKILSRIFAPYLVKYAAKKAEQRFGGQFGDFQSRKNQKQPPKKEGEVTIDKIPQTKTSNKNVGDYVDYEEID; encoded by the coding sequence ATGGGTTTATTAAGAACCATACTTATAATAGCATTAGTTTATTACGGCCTTAAAATATTATCACGCATTTTCGCACCTTATTTGGTAAAGTATGCCGCTAAAAAGGCCGAACAACGTTTTGGGGGGCAATTTGGTGATTTTCAGTCAAGAAAAAACCAAAAGCAGCCTCCAAAAAAAGAGGGTGAAGTTACCATAGATAAAATTCCACAAACAAAAACTTCAAATAAAAATGTGGGAGACTATGTGGATTACGAAGAAATTGATTAA
- a CDS encoding YfhO family protein gives MQFSFKRLLPHILVLLGFVVIALAYFNPVLQGKAIYQNDIVQFIGMSKQQKDFKAETGEETYWTNAAFGGMPTYQLGARYPHNYIKKFDLALRFLPRPADYLFLYLLGFYILLLTLKVDFKLAVLGALAFGFSTYLIIILGVGHNSKAHAIAYMPLVISGIVLVFRKKYFLGFLLTTIAMGLELVANHFQMTYYLMFLVIILGIAYLIDAYKKGLLSHYFKSVAIMVGAVVLSIALNATNIMATSEYVKESKRSKSELTINADGTPKPNVTSGLSKDYITQFSYGFAETFNLFIPRFMGGGNGEDVGKDSATYEAFRKLGATTTQAAQQAKRAPMYWGNQPIVEAPAYIGAVVLFLFVFALFLVKGRLKWWLVGGTVFSLLLSYGKNLGFLTNFFIDYVPLYDKFRAVTSIQVILELCVPVLAVFGLMKLFNNYEKNEEKLKALKYATAISGGLALLFLLFKSSLFDFVGANDGYYRQNYGQAFVDALKTDRKTLFTQDTLRSLVLVLLSAGAIFMFLKKKWKEQWVVAAFAILILFDLIGVDRRYVNNDDFVSSIAMSKPFNATEIDKHILNDKGYYRVFDMVSGPSKPSYFHNSLNGYNAAELRRYSEVFDFYISKNNINVLNMLNTKYIVAQDEKGNTFPYENDKANGSAWFVEELIMVGSADEEIIALDSLDNKKSAVYSSHKALEKINGIKKKFALIDTLSSVEIQKVEPNYLKYKSKNKNDGFVVFSEVYYPKGWKTFLDGKEVEHMRVDYILRGMPVPKGKHVIEFKFEPDVVKTGSAISLAGSIVFGVLLLVGLFYMFKNQ, from the coding sequence ATGCAATTTTCTTTTAAAAGATTACTTCCACACATCTTAGTTTTATTAGGGTTTGTAGTCATCGCTTTGGCTTATTTTAATCCTGTTTTGCAAGGCAAAGCCATATATCAAAACGATATTGTTCAGTTTATTGGCATGAGCAAGCAGCAAAAAGATTTCAAAGCCGAAACGGGCGAAGAAACCTACTGGACAAACGCTGCATTTGGAGGTATGCCAACCTATCAATTGGGAGCTAGGTATCCGCATAATTATATTAAAAAATTTGATCTTGCATTGCGGTTTTTACCACGTCCAGCAGATTATTTATTTCTTTACCTTTTAGGGTTTTACATTTTGCTACTTACACTAAAAGTTGATTTTAAATTAGCAGTTTTAGGAGCTTTGGCTTTTGGGTTTTCCACCTACCTGATTATTATTTTGGGTGTTGGGCATAACAGTAAAGCGCATGCTATTGCTTACATGCCATTAGTGATTAGTGGAATCGTTTTGGTATTTAGAAAGAAGTATTTTCTCGGTTTTTTGTTGACTACGATAGCCATGGGCTTGGAATTAGTCGCGAATCATTTTCAAATGACGTATTACCTAATGTTTTTGGTGATTATTTTAGGAATCGCCTACTTGATTGATGCCTATAAAAAAGGATTGTTGTCTCATTATTTTAAATCGGTTGCTATTATGGTTGGCGCCGTAGTGCTTTCCATTGCTTTAAACGCGACCAATATTATGGCTACCAGTGAGTATGTTAAGGAAAGCAAGAGAAGTAAAAGTGAGCTTACTATTAATGCTGATGGTACACCGAAACCGAATGTAACTTCGGGGTTGAGTAAAGATTATATAACACAGTTTAGTTATGGGTTTGCCGAAACGTTTAACTTGTTTATCCCAAGGTTTATGGGGGGCGGAAATGGCGAGGACGTTGGTAAAGACTCGGCAACTTATGAGGCGTTTAGAAAATTAGGGGCAACAACAACCCAGGCTGCTCAGCAGGCTAAGAGAGCGCCCATGTATTGGGGCAACCAACCTATTGTTGAGGCGCCAGCCTACATTGGGGCTGTAGTGTTGTTCTTGTTTGTTTTTGCTTTGTTTTTGGTGAAAGGACGATTGAAATGGTGGCTTGTTGGAGGAACGGTGTTTTCGCTACTCTTGTCTTACGGAAAGAATTTAGGGTTTTTAACCAACTTTTTTATTGACTACGTGCCGCTATACGATAAGTTTAGAGCCGTAACATCCATCCAGGTTATATTGGAACTTTGCGTACCGGTTTTAGCTGTTTTTGGGTTGATGAAGCTTTTTAACAACTACGAAAAAAATGAAGAAAAACTTAAAGCACTAAAATATGCAACGGCTATTTCTGGAGGTTTAGCCTTGTTGTTTTTGCTGTTTAAGTCGTCTCTTTTTGATTTTGTTGGTGCTAATGATGGTTATTATCGCCAAAATTACGGTCAGGCTTTTGTTGATGCTTTAAAAACAGATAGAAAAACGCTTTTCACTCAAGACACATTGAGGAGTTTGGTTTTAGTGTTGCTATCGGCAGGCGCTATTTTTATGTTTTTAAAGAAAAAATGGAAAGAACAATGGGTGGTGGCAGCTTTTGCCATATTGATTTTGTTTGATTTGATTGGAGTTGACCGGCGTTATGTAAATAATGATGATTTTGTGTCGAGCATTGCCATGAGCAAGCCTTTTAATGCTACAGAGATCGATAAACACATTTTAAATGATAAAGGGTATTATCGGGTTTTCGATATGGTCTCTGGGCCATCAAAACCCTCTTATTTCCATAATTCTCTAAATGGGTACAATGCAGCAGAATTGAGGCGTTACAGTGAGGTTTTCGATTTTTATATTTCTAAAAATAACATCAATGTACTCAATATGCTCAATACAAAATATATTGTGGCGCAAGATGAAAAAGGTAATACGTTTCCTTATGAAAACGACAAAGCTAATGGAAGCGCTTGGTTTGTTGAGGAGCTGATAATGGTTGGTTCTGCTGATGAAGAAATTATAGCTTTAGATAGTTTGGATAATAAAAAAAGTGCGGTTTACTCATCTCATAAAGCACTCGAAAAAATAAATGGCATAAAAAAGAAGTTTGCTTTAATTGACACGTTATCGTCAGTTGAAATTCAAAAGGTTGAGCCAAATTATTTAAAGTATAAGTCTAAAAATAAAAACGATGGGTTTGTTGTGTTCTCAGAGGTGTATTATCCAAAGGGTTGGAAAACATTTCTTGACGGTAAAGAAGTTGAGCACATGCGTGTAGACTATATTTTGCGAGGTATGCCTGTTCCAAAAGGTAAGCATGTTATTGAGTTTAAATTTGAACCAGATGTTGTGAAAACCGGAAGTGCAATTTCCTTAGCAGGGTCTATAGTGTTTGGGGTGTTGCTTTTAGTGGGTTTGTTCTATATGTTTAAAAATCAGTAG
- a CDS encoding glycosyltransferase family 4 protein, translating into MGKNKVLIIAYYWPPAGGPGVQRWLKFVKYLPEFGVEPIVYVPENPSYPIIDESLNAEVPKGLTILKHPIREPYKIANLFSKKSSKTISKGIIPDKKKQSFIDKTLLFVRGNFFIPDARVGWVEPSVYYLCEYIKKEGIKTILTTGPPHSLHLIGLRLKEKLAVKWLADFRDPWTTIGYHKRLKLTKASEEKHKNLEKLVLSTADQIVVTSFVTKLEFGQITDKPIEVITNGYDDEGVLDFKMDNKFSVSHIGSLLSKRNPEVLWRIFSELIKENNGFSEDFQLNLIGAVSESVIKSIKNNGLENHLNEVGYVSHKKSIKFQKKSQLLLLIEIDSEETKCIIPGKLFEYMVSNRPIIALGPEGSDVKRILKETNTGDYFGYNDYDSLKSLILGHYKSYKNKSLQSHPIGLQKYHRRFLTQSLSKLL; encoded by the coding sequence ATGGGCAAAAACAAAGTTTTAATAATAGCGTATTATTGGCCACCTGCCGGAGGTCCTGGTGTGCAGCGTTGGTTAAAGTTTGTTAAGTATTTGCCAGAGTTTGGGGTAGAACCAATTGTTTATGTGCCAGAAAACCCCAGCTATCCAATAATAGACGAAAGCTTAAATGCTGAAGTGCCAAAAGGGTTAACTATTTTAAAGCACCCGATAAGAGAGCCATACAAGATTGCGAATTTATTTTCAAAAAAATCTTCAAAAACGATTAGCAAGGGAATAATACCCGATAAAAAAAAGCAATCCTTTATTGATAAAACATTGCTCTTTGTGCGTGGTAATTTTTTTATACCAGACGCAAGAGTAGGGTGGGTGGAGCCCTCGGTATACTATCTCTGTGAATACATTAAAAAGGAAGGTATAAAAACCATTTTAACTACCGGTCCACCACATAGCTTGCACCTCATTGGGCTTCGTTTAAAAGAAAAACTTGCTGTTAAATGGCTGGCGGATTTCAGAGATCCATGGACCACTATTGGCTACCACAAGCGATTAAAATTGACAAAGGCTTCTGAAGAAAAGCATAAAAACCTTGAAAAACTTGTTTTGAGCACTGCGGATCAAATTGTGGTAACGAGCTTTGTTACAAAGCTGGAGTTTGGGCAAATTACGGATAAGCCTATTGAAGTAATAACCAATGGCTATGATGATGAAGGGGTGTTGGACTTTAAAATGGATAACAAATTTTCTGTGTCGCATATTGGTTCGCTTTTATCCAAAAGAAATCCAGAGGTTCTCTGGCGTATTTTTTCGGAATTAATAAAGGAAAACAATGGGTTTTCAGAAGATTTTCAGCTTAATTTAATTGGGGCTGTTAGCGAAAGTGTTATAAAATCGATAAAAAATAATGGTTTAGAAAATCATTTAAATGAAGTTGGTTATGTGTCTCATAAAAAGTCGATTAAATTTCAAAAAAAGTCTCAATTATTGTTGCTTATCGAGATAGATTCAGAAGAAACTAAATGCATTATTCCAGGAAAACTATTTGAATATATGGTTTCAAACCGGCCTATAATTGCTTTGGGGCCAGAGGGGTCAGATGTAAAAAGAATTCTTAAGGAAACAAATACCGGGGATTACTTCGGTTACAACGATTACGATTCTTTAAAAAGCCTTATATTAGGTCATTATAAATCATATAAAAACAAGTCCTTGCAGTCGCACCCCATCGGTCTTCAAAAATACCACCGTAGATTTCTAACCCAATCTTTATCTAAGCTATTATAG
- a CDS encoding polysaccharide biosynthesis C-terminal domain-containing protein, with product MGIVALQSFKNVVYTYLGFFIGAVNTLFLYTKFLSDEYYGMVGYMLSLAYVIMPLMAFGVHNTLVKFYSSFKTRLSLNSFLTLMLLLPIGVILPLVAITYFSYDVIGGFLSETNAIIKSYLWHTVIIAIALAYFEVFFAWAKVQMKTVFGNFMKEVFHRAGVMVLLFALHLEIISVEQFMVGLVIVYVLRMLVMKIYAFSIRLPVLTFNKINGLSGILKYSFLIIIAGSIATILLDVDKVMLGQYIDIEQIAYYNVAIFISAVIAVPQRAMHQILLPLSAKYLNERDFEALDDLYKKSSLNLFVVGGFIFLLIVLNVDQLYRIIPEEFSGGMFVVFIISISKLYDSLLGSNNAILFNSDYYRMVLVLGVFLVVLMVLLNMVFIPWIGINGAGLATFLAVFIYNSIKLYFVYTKFKIFPFTVSTLKIGALILMSLLLFYFWDFPFHPFVNIALKSGLITLVYVFMVLKFNFSEDISAVIKRYLKMK from the coding sequence ATGGGTATAGTTGCTTTACAGTCCTTTAAAAACGTTGTGTATACGTATTTAGGTTTTTTTATAGGAGCCGTTAACACCCTTTTTCTTTATACAAAATTTTTAAGTGATGAGTATTATGGTATGGTTGGCTATATGCTGTCTTTGGCTTATGTGATTATGCCGCTTATGGCTTTTGGGGTTCATAACACTTTGGTGAAGTTTTATTCGTCTTTTAAAACACGCCTGTCTTTAAACAGTTTTTTAACATTAATGTTGCTTTTGCCTATTGGTGTTATTCTTCCGTTGGTGGCGATTACTTACTTCTCTTACGACGTAATTGGTGGGTTTTTGTCTGAAACCAATGCGATTATAAAAAGTTATTTGTGGCATACCGTTATCATTGCTATTGCTTTGGCTTATTTTGAGGTGTTTTTTGCTTGGGCAAAGGTGCAAATGAAAACCGTGTTCGGTAACTTTATGAAAGAGGTTTTCCATAGGGCAGGAGTAATGGTGCTTCTTTTTGCGCTTCACTTAGAAATTATAAGCGTCGAACAATTTATGGTAGGTTTGGTTATTGTTTATGTCTTGCGAATGTTGGTAATGAAGATATATGCTTTTAGTATTCGGCTTCCGGTGCTTACTTTCAACAAAATTAATGGCCTTAGCGGTATTTTAAAATATTCTTTTTTAATTATTATTGCCGGTTCTATAGCGACTATACTTTTAGATGTGGACAAGGTTATGTTGGGGCAGTATATTGATATCGAACAGATTGCTTACTATAATGTTGCTATATTCATTTCGGCAGTTATTGCTGTGCCACAAAGAGCAATGCATCAAATATTGCTGCCGTTATCGGCTAAATATTTAAATGAGCGGGATTTTGAAGCGTTAGATGATTTGTATAAAAAAAGTTCACTTAACCTATTTGTAGTGGGCGGCTTTATTTTTTTATTGATTGTGCTGAATGTAGATCAATTGTACCGCATTATTCCTGAGGAATTTAGTGGCGGAATGTTTGTTGTTTTTATTATTAGCATTTCTAAGTTATATGATTCTCTTTTGGGGAGCAACAATGCTATTTTGTTTAATAGTGATTATTATAGGATGGTGCTTGTTTTGGGTGTTTTTCTTGTTGTTTTAATGGTGTTGCTCAATATGGTTTTTATTCCGTGGATTGGCATAAATGGGGCCGGGCTTGCAACTTTTTTGGCTGTTTTTATATACAACTCGATTAAGCTCTATTTTGTCTATACTAAGTTTAAAATTTTTCCCTTTACAGTATCTACTCTAAAAATAGGTGCTTTGATTTTAATGAGCCTTTTGTTGTTTTACTTTTGGGACTTTCCGTTTCATCCGTTCGTAAACATAGCTTTAAAATCTGGTTTAATAACCTTGGTCTATGTTTTTATGGTTTTAAAATTTAATTTTTCAGAAGATATATCAGCGGTAATAAAACGCTATTTGAAGATGAAATAA
- a CDS encoding T9SS type A sorting domain-containing protein, whose protein sequence is MKQQNLRLFLFIILGIVLPIQLNAQAKQVLYVNQTGVGASSSLPSDPGEDFVIKMLQEDPNFDVTYIETSQDGSDLPEITGFDLIIAQENIVSGADLFKPNGLLGIKNVTVPIIYNKSGAFRDGKAVTDVDAVAESTQNLFITVPQANQDHDIFSGINFSGGEQIRIHYELSNGDGSELGNNSIEIINYLDISDPNTLLATVPEIINPEKAMAINYFPAGTQLGENPDDQLLVDAVALPFKYGALVRNDGKNISSEALTIWRNAAYLLTGLVVPEELYYNPETAMNVLYVNQTGVDPGDGGGSAPGYDPVVRMLEFDQHFTVTYVETPADGSAIPNDLTEFDLIVAQETISSDAGLFTPEGPLGVKNVSVPIIYNKTWAFTDGKAVTDADAVVSATQNFFITVPEANQGHDIFSGIDFSGGDQVRITYELANDDGSPGGNKAIDVLNDLEISTPNTLLATVNEVTDPQKAFVVNYLPAGTQLGEAATDQLQVDAVALSFSYGALVKGKGTNITAEALTIWRNAAYMLTNVPIPNELYDNPALHKQVLYLNQKGVDAPTPEVSTPGDDPIIRMLEADGNFEVTYIETYNHGLQIIDPGFFDLVIAQETLSSGGDFFKPGGKLGVRDIQTPIIYNKSSTFRDSRAVTDANAINVDTQNLSVTVLPENQNHDLFSGIDFNSSNQIRLLAETSQSDGTDGGNKAIEIINELDISTSGSLLATVDEVSVADKAVVFNFWPEGTQLGENLNDVLNVDAFAFSLSYGAIVNGDGENISSEALTMWRNAAYILTGLEVPTDLYVNPDYTLSIDKAGQVSKVSSSVRAIGNRIYVSDVKLPTEINIYSISGALVKTVITYTNTNFNFNTGLWIATVKTIEGTKAVKLLVM, encoded by the coding sequence ATGAAACAACAAAACTTAAGACTTTTTCTCTTTATTATACTAGGAATTGTTTTACCTATTCAACTGAATGCTCAAGCCAAGCAGGTTTTATATGTAAATCAAACAGGTGTAGGAGCCTCTTCATCACTACCATCTGACCCTGGCGAAGATTTTGTAATTAAAATGCTACAAGAAGACCCTAACTTTGATGTAACATACATTGAAACGAGCCAAGATGGAAGTGATTTACCAGAAATTACCGGATTTGACTTGATTATTGCTCAAGAAAATATAGTTTCGGGTGCCGACCTTTTTAAACCAAATGGTTTATTAGGCATAAAAAATGTTACTGTACCCATTATATACAATAAATCAGGAGCCTTCCGAGATGGCAAAGCTGTTACTGATGTGGACGCTGTTGCTGAGAGCACTCAGAATTTGTTTATTACCGTACCTCAAGCTAATCAAGACCATGATATTTTCAGCGGTATTAACTTTTCAGGAGGAGAACAAATTAGAATACACTACGAACTGTCTAATGGTGATGGATCTGAATTAGGTAATAACTCCATTGAGATTATCAACTACTTGGACATTTCTGATCCAAATACATTGTTAGCAACGGTTCCCGAGATTATAAATCCAGAAAAGGCAATGGCAATAAACTATTTTCCCGCAGGAACGCAATTAGGCGAAAACCCTGATGACCAGTTACTAGTTGATGCGGTTGCCTTACCATTTAAATATGGCGCTTTAGTTAGAAATGACGGTAAAAATATATCGTCTGAAGCTCTAACTATCTGGAGAAATGCTGCATATCTATTGACTGGTCTAGTTGTTCCAGAGGAATTATATTACAACCCTGAAACAGCAATGAACGTACTTTATGTAAACCAAACTGGTGTTGACCCTGGTGATGGTGGAGGTTCAGCTCCAGGTTACGACCCCGTAGTTAGAATGTTGGAGTTTGACCAACATTTTACTGTTACTTACGTGGAAACGCCTGCCGATGGGAGTGCTATACCTAACGACCTTACAGAGTTCGATTTAATTGTAGCTCAAGAAACCATTAGCTCTGATGCCGGATTATTTACTCCTGAAGGGCCACTTGGCGTAAAAAACGTATCTGTTCCCATCATTTACAATAAAACATGGGCCTTTACAGATGGTAAAGCTGTTACCGATGCTGATGCAGTAGTATCAGCTACCCAAAACTTTTTTATTACCGTACCTGAAGCCAACCAAGGCCATGATATATTTAGTGGTATTGATTTTTCAGGAGGAGACCAGGTTAGAATTACTTATGAATTGGCAAATGATGATGGCTCTCCTGGCGGAAACAAAGCTATTGATGTACTTAATGATTTAGAAATTTCTACGCCTAACACTTTATTGGCTACTGTAAACGAAGTTACCGATCCACAAAAAGCCTTTGTTGTCAATTATCTTCCTGCTGGGACCCAGTTGGGTGAAGCAGCAACAGATCAGCTTCAAGTTGATGCCGTGGCCTTATCATTCAGCTATGGAGCTTTGGTAAAAGGAAAAGGAACCAATATAACGGCCGAGGCACTTACCATTTGGAGAAATGCAGCTTATATGTTAACAAACGTGCCAATTCCCAACGAATTATATGATAATCCAGCGTTACACAAACAAGTTTTATATCTTAACCAAAAAGGTGTTGACGCACCTACCCCAGAGGTATCAACACCCGGTGATGACCCTATAATTAGGATGCTTGAAGCCGATGGTAATTTTGAGGTGACTTATATTGAAACTTATAATCATGGACTTCAAATTATTGACCCTGGTTTTTTCGATCTTGTAATTGCACAAGAAACGCTAAGTTCAGGAGGCGACTTTTTTAAGCCAGGTGGGAAACTTGGGGTTAGAGATATACAAACACCTATTATCTATAACAAATCTAGCACCTTTAGAGACAGCAGGGCTGTTACAGACGCTAATGCCATTAATGTAGACACTCAAAACCTATCTGTAACAGTATTACCAGAAAACCAAAACCACGATTTATTTAGTGGAATTGATTTTAATAGCAGTAATCAAATTAGACTATTGGCAGAAACTTCACAAAGCGATGGTACAGATGGTGGCAACAAAGCCATTGAAATAATAAATGAGCTAGACATCTCTACCTCCGGCTCTTTGCTAGCAACGGTTGATGAAGTTTCAGTTGCTGACAAAGCCGTAGTATTTAATTTTTGGCCAGAGGGAACTCAATTAGGAGAAAACCTTAACGATGTTCTTAATGTTGATGCTTTCGCATTTTCATTAAGCTACGGTGCTATTGTTAACGGTGACGGCGAAAACATATCTTCGGAAGCACTAACTATGTGGAGAAATGCAGCCTATATTTTGACAGGCTTAGAAGTTCCTACAGATTTATACGTTAACCCAGATTATACGCTGAGCATAGATAAAGCCGGGCAAGTTTCAAAGGTATCTTCAAGCGTTAGAGCTATTGGAAATAGAATTTATGTTTCTGATGTAAAACTTCCAACCGAAATTAATATTTACAGTATTTCGGGTGCTTTAGTGAAAACAGTAATAACATATACCAACACCAATTTTAACTTTAACACAGGCCTTTGGATAGCTACGGTTAAAACAATAGAAGGCACCAAAGCTGTGAAATTACTAGTTATGTAA